The genomic stretch GACGGATTCTGCTGTTTATCGAGCGGATCTGAAGCCGGGTGATGCTCCGGAAGCTGTTTTCTGTACAGAGGCTGACGCTGTGACCGCCCGGGCTTATTGTAATCTGCACGGATTTTGGAAATCATAATTGGAAAAAAAGCGGGAGGGACTGTTTGATGAAAACATATACATGTGAAGTTTGTGGGTATGATTACGACCCGGAGGCAGGCGATCCTGACAATGATGTTGCACCGGGGACAGAGTGGGAAAAGGTGCCGGAAGATTGGGCTTGTCCAGTCTGTGCCGCTGGTAAGGATGCCTTTGAGGTGGCATAATCCTCTTTTCGCAGAATGTTGACAGCAGGAATGGCTTGGGTGGTCGAAAAACTGCCTAAGCCATCATGAGCCATTAAGAAAAGAAATATTGTTGTTTTTTCTTTGAATAATAGATTAAAAAAATGGATGGCGTTCACATCCTGTATGATACCGAGGACTGACAGGTTGCCGGTTGACTTCATTTCCTCTCTGTTTTCAACAGCTGAGCTCTGAGCGTTATCTTCTCCTTATCCATATATCCACATCTCGTTATTTTTTGTCTTGCAATTTTTAGAAATACAAAATGATTGGTGCTCAGGCTCATCGCAGCAGATTTGCCAGACCATGATGAAATATAAATATAAGCCAAGATTCAACAGGAGAATTGACCAGTGAATCCCATTGAACTGAGTAAAAATGTATACTGGGTCGGTGCCATTGATTGGATGACCAGAGATTTCCATGGTTATTCCACCGAACGCGGTACGACCTATAATGCCTATTTGATCATCGATGAAAAAGTTACGCTGATTGACACGGTAAAAGAGGGGTACCGCCGTGAATTGATGCACCGTATCCGCAATATTATCGATCCGAAAAAGATTGATTATCTGGTTGTTAACCATGTGGAAATGGATCACTCAGGCGTTTTACCCGATGTGATTCGAGAAATTGAGCCGGAAAAAGTTATCTGTTCAAAGATGGGTCATAAGGCCCTGATGAAGCATTTTCACAATGCGGACTGGCCCTATCATGTTGTCACCCCTGGGGAAGATATGAGCTTGGGTGAGAAGACCTTGAGCTTTGTAGAAACCCGTATGCTGCACTGGCCGGATTCCATGTTCACGTACCTGAAAGAGGATCAGATCCTCTTTTCAAGTGATGCCTTTGGCGAACATCTTGCCACCAGTGAGCGTTTTGATGACGAGGTAAATCAGGATGTCCTCATGCATGAGGCAACCAAGTATTATGCCAATATCCTGACCCTGTATTCCCCCCTTGTCAAAAAACTTATTAAGCAGGTTCAGGATATGCACCTGCCCATCAAGATGATTGCACCAGATCACGGCATCATCTGGCGGAAAAATCCAGGCAAAATTCTGGATGCCTATTCGCGCTGGTGTGTGAACGAGGGTAACGGCAAGGCCTTGATTATTTATGACAGTATGTGGCATTCCACAGAAATGATGGCCAAATCCATTGCCAGCGGTCTCTTGGATAAAGGGGTACATTATAAGCTATTGAATCTTCAGGTTAATCATCGTAGTGATGTTATGTGCGATGTGCTTGAGGCCAGCGCCATTATTCTTGGATGTCCGACCCTGAACAATGGCATGCTCCCGAGGATGGCAGGCTTTCTGATGTACATGCGCGGCCTGCGCCCGACCAATAAGATTGGGGCTGCCTTTGGCTCTTTTGGCTGGTCTGGTGAAGCGGTTAAGCTGATGAATACAGCCATGAAAGAAATGAACTTTACCTTGGTTCATAAGGGATTGAAGGTCCAGTATGTTCCCGAGCACGGTCATCTGGAAGAATGCGTGGAGCTTGGTCATACCGTGGGGCAGGCCCTGCTTGATATCAAGGAAGGGAAAGAGGTGGAAGCTGTTATTTAATCATCCATTTATATAACCACCGGTCGAATTTCATTTTTAGTTGTCCCGGCCTGTTGGGCCGGGATGGTGTTATTGTTCACCACAAAACAGGAGAAATCGAATGAAGGTTGCAATAGATAAGAATATTGTTGAGTTCACGATGGAAAATCCGCAGGAGACCAACGATATGGAGGTGCTTTGGCGCTTGTTGGTGGATTGTGTGGCTGATAATAAACGGATGGAACCCATTGGTGAATATATTCCGGCGAAGAGCAATGTTGCCCGGTTCATTATTGAAGGCGTTTCTGCAAAAACAGTGTACACGGATGATCAAGTGCAGGAGGAATGTACGGTCGTGTGCAGAATCTGCAATAAGTATTCCCATCTTAAATCCGGTGATTCCGTGCCGGTTTGCTGCGGCAAGCCTATGGAAGAGGTGGACTGAATAGAGTTTGATGCTTTCTTGGTAAGGTTAGGAATTCAATAAGAAATCTTCTACCCATTATTTCGAGTGTCGTAGGGGCGAACCTATGTGTTCGCCCTTTTATGCCGGGCAGACACGCAGGTCTGCCCCTACAATTTCGCATCTGAAAACTGGAGCTTTATTCCTTGTCGGTTTCCTTACTACAACGTCAACCGTCCTCCTTCTTCCCCCCCTGCCGCCGCTTCCTGCTCTTCCATCACCCGCTGAAAAATAGCTGAAGCCATTTCGTTGTATTGTTTTGCAACATCCATCTTTCGTTGTCGTTCACAGAGCTTGGCCAATTCCTGGTAAATACTGCCCACAGCTGGATGTTTTTTGCCCCGTAACTTTTGAGTTACAGCCAAGGCCTGCTTATAATATTTTTCCGATTGTTCGTATTTACCGCAGACCCGGTATGCTTCGCCGACGTTATTAAAGATAATAATTATACTTGCCAAGTCAGGGGCAGGAGAGTTTTTCTTTATCTTTAAAAGCCGCTCAAGCAGGGGGATAGCCTCAGCCTCTCCTTCCAGCTCCATGTGCAGGCGGGCCAATTTGTCGAGAATATCAGCCAG from Candidatus Electrothrix communis encodes the following:
- a CDS encoding rubredoxin — encoded protein: MKTYTCEVCGYDYDPEAGDPDNDVAPGTEWEKVPEDWACPVCAAGKDAFEVA
- a CDS encoding flavodoxin domain-containing protein; this translates as MNPIELSKNVYWVGAIDWMTRDFHGYSTERGTTYNAYLIIDEKVTLIDTVKEGYRRELMHRIRNIIDPKKIDYLVVNHVEMDHSGVLPDVIREIEPEKVICSKMGHKALMKHFHNADWPYHVVTPGEDMSLGEKTLSFVETRMLHWPDSMFTYLKEDQILFSSDAFGEHLATSERFDDEVNQDVLMHEATKYYANILTLYSPLVKKLIKQVQDMHLPIKMIAPDHGIIWRKNPGKILDAYSRWCVNEGNGKALIIYDSMWHSTEMMAKSIASGLLDKGVHYKLLNLQVNHRSDVMCDVLEASAIILGCPTLNNGMLPRMAGFLMYMRGLRPTNKIGAAFGSFGWSGEAVKLMNTAMKEMNFTLVHKGLKVQYVPEHGHLEECVELGHTVGQALLDIKEGKEVEAVI